Proteins found in one Paenibacillus wynnii genomic segment:
- a CDS encoding phosphotransferase has protein sequence MNETKLLRDYFASIPKSKSNYGLIHYDFEFDNVFYDDESTTCNIIDFDDAMYHWYAMDIELTLDSLQDCIPHEIYNTSKDFEGERV, from the coding sequence ATTAATGAAACGAAATTATTACGAGATTATTTTGCATCGATCCCCAAATCGAAAAGTAATTATGGATTGATTCATTATGACTTTGAATTTGATAATGTATTTTACGATGACGAATCCACAACATGTAATATAATTGATTTTGATGATGCTATGTATCACTGGTATGCAATGGATATCGAACTGACGCTAGATAGTTTGCAGGATTGTATTCCACATGAAATTTATAATACCTCAAAAGATTTTGAAGGGGAGAGAGTATGA
- a CDS encoding MBL fold metallo-hydrolase: MKVAEGVAIIPINIGNITLNPTLIWDENMAILIDTGMPGQDKQIIDGIERVGTPFDRLKSVILTHQDIDHIGSLPALIDHSGNNLTVYAHELDKPFIEGKQPLLKLDLPEDLQHLVHNLPIVKVDRILNEGDVLPFFGGVHVIFTPGHTPGHISLYLKQHKILIAGDALYCDKGDLKPPTSRTTLDLVAAQKSVSKFLDFDIHTVICFHGGLCTNNVKEQLRGLVIL, from the coding sequence ATGAAAGTAGCAGAGGGTGTTGCGATTATCCCAATAAATATAGGTAATATAACTTTAAACCCTACATTAATTTGGGACGAAAACATGGCTATATTAATTGATACAGGAATGCCAGGCCAAGATAAACAGATTATAGATGGGATTGAAAGAGTAGGGACACCCTTTGATCGTTTGAAATCAGTAATACTTACCCACCAGGATATTGATCATATAGGAAGTTTGCCAGCCTTAATTGATCATTCAGGAAATAACTTAACGGTGTATGCTCATGAATTGGACAAGCCTTTTATTGAAGGGAAACAACCACTACTAAAATTAGATTTACCTGAAGACTTGCAACATTTAGTACATAATCTTCCTATAGTAAAAGTGGACCGAATATTGAATGAAGGGGATGTGCTCCCCTTTTTTGGCGGCGTTCATGTGATATTTACCCCAGGGCACACTCCAGGTCATATTAGTCTTTACTTAAAACAACATAAAATTCTCATTGCAGGTGATGCATTGTATTGCGATAAGGGCGACTTAAAACCCCCTACAAGCCGGACTACACTTGACCTAGTTGCTGCACAAAAGTCTGTATCCAAATTTCTGGATTTTGATATCCATACTGTTATCTGTTTTCATGGAGGTCTGTGTACGAACAACGTTAAAGAGCAACTCCGAGGATTAGTTATATTGTAA
- a CDS encoding CidA/LrgA family protein translates to MKIIRIIAQVGLLYLFYLAGDYVQKLFHLPVPGSIVGLLLLFILLLCKVVPESWIENGAVSVLSYLPLFFIPATAGIVDHLGIFSGRGLLLIAILILSTALTIGAAAHSSQWLAGWGARSTRSTRSIGSTRNTANLTGGRNLREKGEEV, encoded by the coding sequence ATGAAGATCATTCGCATCATTGCTCAGGTTGGGCTTTTATATTTGTTTTACTTAGCTGGTGACTATGTGCAAAAGCTGTTCCACCTACCGGTCCCGGGCAGTATTGTTGGGCTGCTGCTGCTTTTTATTTTGCTTTTGTGCAAGGTTGTGCCTGAGAGTTGGATTGAGAATGGAGCTGTCTCAGTGCTGTCGTATCTTCCTTTGTTTTTTATACCTGCAACAGCTGGGATCGTAGACCACTTAGGGATTTTCAGCGGAAGAGGGTTGTTGTTAATTGCGATCCTCATCCTTAGTACAGCATTAACGATTGGAGCAGCAGCACATTCCAGTCAATGGCTGGCAGGTTGGGGTGCCAGAAGTACAAGAAGTACGAGAAGTATTGGAAGCACAAGAAATACTGCTAATTTAACAGGGGGCAGGAATTTAAGGGAAAAGGGGGAAGAAGTCTGA
- a CDS encoding glycosyl hydrolase family 18 protein, with product MLFTKTRTRRNFAVGIVVALVLTLFSSLGTNVKSAHAATDYKLVGYYASWAAYGRAFNVADIDPTKMNVINYAFADICWNGIHGNSDPTGPNPVTWSCQNEQGQTINVPNGTIVLGDPWIDAQKSFGDDKWDDPIKGNLKQLWKLKEKNPKLKTVISVGGWTWSNRFSDVAATAATREVFANSAVDFIRKYQMDGVDLDWEYPVSGGLAGNSYRPEDKGNYVLLLQKIREKLNAAGTTDGKTYLLTIASGAGPAYIQNNNLAGISSVVDWINIMTYDFNGSWNTTTGHNAPLYYDPATAGTGLTEPANYNIDKAVTSYLQNGVPASKLVLGMPFYGRGWGGAPSSGNGQYQVSSGLSSTGTWEKGSYDFNDLEANYINKNGYTRYWNNVSKVPYLYNPATQTYISYDDTESFGYKTSYVKSKGLAGVMFWETSGDRNRTLQNKLSSDLGGGVVITPTPTPAATATPSPTPSATPTATATASPTPTPTQGTTTTWNSTAVYTIGQRVIYNGILYEAKWWTQGDRPDLSGADGPWKFLGVSGTATPTPSATSTPTPTTTPTPTLSPTPTATATPGVNTWTAGVAYKVGDTVSYSGKTYTCLQTHTSLQGWEPATTPALWKLK from the coding sequence ATGCTGTTCACGAAAACCAGAACACGAAGGAATTTCGCGGTAGGGATCGTAGTTGCACTCGTTTTAACTCTATTCTCTTCCTTAGGTACAAACGTCAAATCGGCACATGCAGCTACTGATTACAAGCTGGTGGGTTATTATGCCTCATGGGCTGCTTATGGCAGAGCATTTAATGTAGCGGATATTGACCCCACAAAAATGAATGTCATTAATTACGCCTTTGCAGATATCTGCTGGAATGGGATTCACGGTAATTCAGATCCGACCGGTCCCAACCCGGTAACATGGTCCTGTCAGAATGAACAAGGGCAGACCATTAACGTTCCCAACGGTACGATCGTTTTGGGAGATCCATGGATTGATGCCCAAAAGAGCTTCGGAGATGACAAATGGGACGATCCTATTAAAGGGAACTTGAAGCAGCTTTGGAAGCTTAAAGAGAAAAATCCTAAATTGAAGACAGTAATCTCCGTTGGCGGATGGACTTGGTCGAATCGGTTCTCCGATGTTGCCGCTACGGCAGCAACCCGTGAGGTTTTTGCCAACTCAGCGGTTGATTTTATTCGCAAGTATCAAATGGATGGCGTTGACCTGGACTGGGAATACCCCGTAAGCGGCGGTCTTGCAGGGAACAGCTACCGTCCGGAAGACAAAGGGAACTATGTACTGCTGCTCCAAAAAATCCGTGAGAAGCTGAATGCAGCCGGTACCACTGACGGTAAAACCTACCTGCTAACCATCGCTTCCGGTGCAGGCCCCGCTTACATTCAGAACAATAATCTTGCAGGCATCTCTTCTGTTGTCGATTGGATCAATATTATGACCTATGATTTTAATGGGAGCTGGAACACCACCACTGGACACAACGCGCCTTTATATTATGACCCTGCAACTGCTGGAACAGGTTTAACAGAACCTGCAAATTACAATATCGATAAGGCGGTAACCAGCTATCTGCAAAATGGGGTACCTGCAAGCAAACTCGTTCTAGGAATGCCTTTCTACGGCCGAGGTTGGGGTGGAGCTCCAAGTTCGGGAAATGGACAATATCAAGTATCCTCCGGTTTATCCTCCACGGGAACTTGGGAGAAGGGCAGCTATGATTTCAACGATCTGGAAGCCAATTACATCAATAAAAACGGCTATACCCGGTACTGGAATAATGTATCCAAAGTCCCTTATCTGTATAATCCCGCCACCCAAACCTATATCAGCTATGATGACACAGAATCCTTTGGATATAAGACAAGTTACGTGAAATCCAAGGGATTGGCAGGAGTCATGTTCTGGGAGACCAGCGGCGACCGTAACAGAACCTTGCAGAACAAGCTGAGCAGCGATCTGGGCGGCGGGGTAGTAATTACACCAACTCCTACACCTGCTGCCACAGCGACACCTTCACCAACACCGTCTGCTACTCCAACAGCAACTGCAACTGCGTCTCCAACACCTACACCGACACAAGGAACCACAACAACCTGGAATTCCACAGCTGTGTATACTATTGGACAACGTGTTATCTATAACGGGATCCTTTATGAAGCCAAGTGGTGGACACAAGGGGACCGTCCGGACCTCAGTGGTGCTGACGGTCCTTGGAAGTTCTTAGGTGTAAGCGGAACCGCTACCCCTACGCCTTCAGCAACATCCACACCAACACCAACAACAACGCCAACTCCTACGCTATCTCCAACACCGACCGCTACCGCGACTCCGGGGGTTAATACCTGGACGGCTGGAGTCGCTTATAAAGTAGGCGATACTGTATCCTACAGTGGAAAAACTTATACTTGCCTTCAAACCCATACCTCCCTACAGGGATGGGAACCTGCTACAACTCCGGCCTTATGGAAGTTGAAGTAA
- a CDS encoding ArsR/SmtB family transcription factor, whose protein sequence is MDNDFEQFNEASDILKALAHPVRLCIVKGLLMKGSCNVGYMQECLHLPQSTVSQHLQKLRNFGVVKTERNGLEVNYTIADVRVKQLIQVFFGEDHL, encoded by the coding sequence GTGGATAATGATTTTGAACAATTTAATGAGGCCTCTGACATTTTGAAGGCCCTAGCTCATCCGGTTCGGTTGTGTATTGTGAAAGGACTTCTGATGAAAGGTTCTTGCAACGTTGGATATATGCAGGAATGTTTGCATCTCCCTCAGTCCACAGTGTCCCAGCATTTGCAAAAACTTCGCAACTTCGGCGTTGTCAAAACCGAACGTAATGGACTCGAAGTCAACTACACCATTGCTGACGTCAGAGTAAAACAACTAATTCAAGTTTTCTTCGGGGAGGATCATTTATGA
- a CDS encoding LrgB family protein, producing MILTAAVIVLVTVGIYLVMSLIYRRFRLPVLMPALTATFTVVVILLYFRIPYDTYMIGGKWINQLLGPAVVSLAYPLYRQRHVLRRNLPAILGGTLTGLLVGMFSGILLAVVSGFPKLYILSLLPKSITTPVAIQISSNLGGESSLTSVFVMIAGFTGAIAGPYILKLFRIKGAVGIGIGLGTASHALGTAKALEYGEESVSMSSVAMTVCAIAGSCAAPLVVWMLYPH from the coding sequence ATGATTTTGACAGCAGCGGTGATTGTTTTAGTTACAGTAGGTATTTATCTCGTAATGTCCTTAATCTACAGACGTTTTCGCTTACCCGTATTGATGCCGGCATTGACTGCTACGTTTACTGTGGTAGTAATTCTTTTGTATTTCCGGATTCCCTATGACACCTATATGATCGGCGGGAAGTGGATAAATCAATTGCTGGGTCCTGCTGTTGTTTCTTTAGCGTATCCCTTATATAGGCAGCGTCATGTGCTGCGCCGTAATCTTCCTGCTATTCTAGGTGGAACTCTTACTGGCTTACTTGTAGGTATGTTCAGCGGAATATTGCTGGCTGTGGTCTCGGGATTTCCCAAATTATACATTCTGTCCTTGCTGCCAAAATCAATTACTACCCCTGTAGCGATTCAAATATCGTCCAATCTAGGCGGGGAATCCTCCCTAACTTCCGTATTTGTGATGATTGCCGGGTTTACGGGAGCTATTGCTGGTCCTTATATCTTAAAGCTATTTAGAATCAAAGGCGCTGTTGGAATCGGGATCGGACTAGGAACAGCTTCGCATGCGCTGGGTACAGCCAAAGCGCTCGAATACGGAGAAGAATCAGTCTCCATGAGTTCAGTAGCGATGACTGTCTGTGCTATCGCGGGTTCTTGTGCAGCCCCTCTGGTAGTCTGGATGCTGTATCCTCACTAA